One part of the Dyadobacter sp. 676 genome encodes these proteins:
- a CDS encoding FecR domain-containing protein, with product MKQVQAINLMRRFIDDQCTAEEVTKLIALMAFEKHREEYGRLIDEAIAGEKVEPVAIPDEVVRQRFRHLEERLGLRDRRRWREKALWRYYLAAAAIAGIILAVAWGAYHFSAFSARHYATGFGEIRKIDLPDGSVVTLNGNSTIDYLPMAGAERARTVELRGEAFFRVRKTSDHRKFRVVMPGAGAIEVLGTEFTVRHRPNGSRVVLRSGSIRLTTAGESLSGVVMKPGELIDITPGASVAGRKKVDPSAYDQWTTGKLVFENTPLREIVNMLRDTYGLDVVIDPQLLDKRLSGTAPARDPDTLLEALSGSFGLRIDRKQNKVFITAN from the coding sequence ATGAAGCAAGTCCAGGCTATCAATCTGATGCGCCGGTTTATCGACGATCAATGTACCGCGGAGGAGGTCACGAAGCTGATCGCCCTGATGGCATTCGAGAAACACCGGGAGGAGTACGGCAGGCTCATCGACGAAGCGATCGCCGGCGAAAAAGTGGAGCCTGTGGCCATCCCCGACGAGGTGGTCCGGCAGCGCTTTCGGCATCTGGAAGAAAGGCTCGGGTTACGGGACAGGCGACGCTGGCGGGAAAAGGCACTTTGGCGGTATTATTTAGCCGCAGCCGCAATAGCGGGGATCATCCTGGCAGTGGCGTGGGGCGCGTATCATTTCTCCGCTTTTTCTGCCCGGCACTACGCAACGGGGTTCGGGGAAATAAGGAAGATAGACCTGCCCGACGGCTCGGTGGTGACGCTGAATGGCAACTCGACCATCGATTATCTCCCCATGGCCGGTGCCGAAAGGGCACGAACGGTTGAGTTGCGCGGAGAAGCGTTCTTCCGGGTCAGGAAAACATCCGACCATCGGAAATTCCGGGTCGTGATGCCGGGTGCTGGAGCGATCGAAGTTTTAGGCACCGAATTCACTGTCCGCCACCGTCCGAATGGCTCGCGGGTGGTGCTCCGTTCGGGCAGTATCCGGCTTACCACTGCAGGAGAATCTCTTTCTGGCGTAGTTATGAAGCCGGGCGAGCTGATCGACATTACGCCCGGTGCTTCGGTCGCCGGGCGGAAAAAAGTTGATCCGTCGGCATATGACCAATGGACTACCGGTAAACTGGTTTTTGAAAACACCCCTCTTCGCGAGATAGTGAATATGCTCAGGGATACTTACGGGCTCGATGTGGTAATCGATCCGCAGTTGCTCGATAAGCGACTCTCCGGCACGGCTCCGGCACGCGATCCGGATACCCTTCTTGAAGCCCTCTCCGGTTCTTTCGGTCTGCGGATCGACCGCAAACAGAACAAAGTATTTATAACCGCAAATTAA
- a CDS encoding RagB/SusD family nutrient uptake outer membrane protein has protein sequence MKNLLKICIAICLVLLNAGCRDFLEKQPLGETLLGSITTEEQAVLFVNAAYEPLLWGRGDPMQGHYFNDMWILGDITSDDTETPVDPNNIQERALQDFNVFPDNPNLRDWFGSAYVGIARCNVVIRGIGDSPENIFKTPGMRQRCLGEAYFLRALYFFDLAKVFGGVPLIETPVTTIQDTKVRRSTATETWAFIENDLQQARTYLPSVSVYRNTANLGRASKGAATALLAKVLLYQQKWAAAADAAEEVIASGDYALTTDYLAQFNNQNDQNTVESIFEVQAYKTNGWGGGTEISLDFGRWGFNNPTKELVNAYEKGDPRLRYTIFSPGDDRFGQPYDPGKGPNTVTGYLARKYVFDPATMGVAANGWTNGEGINYIVLRYAEVLLIHAEALIEQNVRLTDAMADINAVRARKGVKMPPVPPGDQAALRQRLRHERRVELALEGQRYFDLIRWGKDYATSVLHGQGKANFQYDKHKLFPIPQIEMDLNPLLIQN, from the coding sequence ATGAAAAATCTACTCAAAATATGCATTGCTATCTGCCTGGTGCTTTTGAATGCGGGCTGTCGGGATTTTCTGGAAAAGCAACCGCTTGGAGAAACTCTGCTCGGAAGTATTACCACCGAAGAGCAGGCGGTCCTCTTCGTTAATGCGGCCTATGAGCCGTTGCTCTGGGGCCGCGGAGATCCGATGCAAGGTCATTATTTCAACGATATGTGGATCCTGGGCGATATCACGTCGGATGATACCGAAACGCCGGTCGATCCGAACAATATCCAGGAACGTGCCTTGCAGGACTTCAACGTTTTCCCGGACAACCCGAACCTGCGCGACTGGTTCGGAAGCGCTTATGTAGGCATTGCCCGGTGCAATGTCGTGATCCGGGGCATCGGGGATTCTCCCGAAAATATCTTCAAAACGCCGGGAATGAGGCAGCGGTGCCTGGGCGAGGCTTATTTCCTTCGTGCGTTATACTTTTTTGACCTGGCTAAGGTTTTCGGAGGCGTTCCGCTGATAGAAACGCCTGTTACGACGATCCAAGATACCAAAGTACGCCGGTCCACCGCGACAGAAACCTGGGCCTTCATCGAAAACGACTTGCAGCAGGCGCGGACATACCTCCCGTCGGTGAGCGTGTACAGGAATACGGCCAATCTGGGCAGGGCGAGCAAAGGTGCGGCCACAGCCTTGCTTGCGAAAGTGCTGCTCTACCAGCAAAAGTGGGCAGCTGCCGCCGACGCCGCCGAAGAAGTGATAGCATCCGGTGACTACGCGTTGACTACCGACTATCTCGCCCAATTCAATAATCAGAACGACCAGAATACCGTCGAATCCATTTTTGAAGTGCAGGCCTACAAAACCAATGGCTGGGGCGGCGGTACGGAGATCAGCCTCGATTTCGGCAGATGGGGGTTCAATAATCCGACGAAGGAACTGGTAAATGCCTACGAAAAAGGCGATCCGCGACTCCGTTACACCATTTTCAGCCCCGGTGACGACCGGTTTGGGCAACCTTACGACCCTGGAAAAGGACCTAATACGGTTACGGGCTACCTTGCGCGCAAGTACGTGTTCGACCCGGCCACTATGGGCGTGGCGGCGAACGGCTGGACTAACGGCGAAGGGATCAATTACATCGTGCTGCGTTATGCCGAAGTGCTTTTGATCCATGCCGAAGCGCTGATCGAGCAAAATGTGCGGTTAACAGATGCGATGGCCGACATTAATGCCGTCCGTGCGCGGAAGGGGGTGAAAATGCCGCCTGTACCACCAGGCGATCAGGCCGCTTTACGGCAACGGCTGCGCCATGAGCGGCGGGTAGAGCTGGCGCTGGAAGGACAGCGCTATTTCGATTTGATCCGCTGGGGAAAGGACTACGCCACATCCGTCCTGCACGGACAAGGCAAGGCCAATTTCCAGTACGACAAGCACAAGTTATTCCCCATCCCGCAAATCGAGATGGACCTTAATCCATTACTTATCCAGAACTGA
- a CDS encoding glycoside hydrolase family 9 protein — translation MKGLYFMALWLCCLPGWLMAQDKTLWDGEMADPASCNKAYGSIVSGPDAYAGNYCFRAEPDNSHAPRIGFNCSGMWRADISDFDELRFFIKSNQAGQTTSVRFTTYFAQSNWIDIDSYIVGGRPLSTTYQEVRIPLSLLKTPAFDLSSVEYLEFGKSSVPQLAFFIDNISVADLTKPEISFQPLSDRVMMLKISEKIDTAECRKIAHYALTSETDVHYQGALNPARVGLHYYVSSLKPSSGSPVVSVELFLIFDQPLAEGQSYTLSVQGIQDPSGNGTSLDTAFVFSDKEIYGNVKANQIGYLPDGPKLGKLGNFLGDQWAMPLDTIDPPAFQVVAASGQIVWNQKGKFLKADSAFSGEWVVDLDFSAFNTPGEYYLYVPGYGRSETFQISGQVYHDAYYHTGRALYYQRTGQLEQPYAGDWTRGALPATTAEIHASHLSSPLYSPTDFPPGTTLPMTNGWFDAGDYGRYVPTAASALFILFTAYELYPQKFPDNHLQIPESGNGIPDLIDELKYETDWLLQMQAPDGGVYFRVTPATWSSGLPEDEKNTLLISEKTTQATAMFAAAMAMAYRNFKNFYPAYAGTCLDMAKKAWLFLNDHQDPSAPVNVPGISAGPYPDPEDKDNRAWAAAELYKTTGETIYHQDFLDWYSKIPHEFSATMSWQKHTLKAIWAYATTQYPVVQAHIDEFKTKLNTELLADYEKRTMQIHAYHGAYHPFKEFIGYGSFGMAQSYAFDCIMFSHLLNKPELLDLAKIQLDIPLGNNPLSMTFITGLGKRSPRHPLHWSTVPGKFAEPVPGVPVFGPAASLVMNRPSSFAIQDPANRYPAGLKKSDPYPVLRRYTDAREAVEMSEFTVQEIAVTMAAFAFFGAPANPAPPQTRIPAAACEQKTDLRVAHPARGLYELTLITAGSEPAPPYRAELFNLHGRVVRRTGLRAGTPVPLDVSSLTAGIYILKIRNGRSEPVISRRIMVY, via the coding sequence ATGAAAGGATTATATTTTATGGCCCTCTGGCTGTGCTGTTTGCCTGGATGGCTGATGGCCCAGGACAAGACGCTGTGGGACGGAGAAATGGCGGATCCGGCTTCCTGTAACAAAGCATATGGCAGCATTGTATCCGGCCCCGATGCCTACGCGGGAAATTATTGTTTCCGCGCGGAACCTGATAATTCTCACGCTCCCCGGATCGGGTTTAATTGCAGCGGCATGTGGCGGGCCGACATTTCCGATTTCGACGAGCTTCGTTTTTTTATCAAGTCAAATCAGGCCGGTCAAACCACCTCCGTCCGGTTCACCACCTATTTCGCCCAGAGCAACTGGATCGATATCGATTCGTATATCGTTGGCGGTAGGCCGCTTTCGACGACTTACCAGGAAGTAAGGATACCGCTCAGCCTACTGAAAACACCCGCCTTCGACCTCAGTTCGGTGGAATATTTGGAATTCGGCAAGTCGTCGGTACCTCAGCTGGCATTCTTTATCGACAACATTTCGGTAGCGGACCTGACCAAACCCGAAATTTCCTTCCAACCGTTGTCCGACCGGGTCATGATGCTGAAAATCAGCGAAAAAATCGACACTGCCGAATGCCGCAAAATCGCGCATTATGCGCTCACCAGCGAAACCGACGTCCATTACCAGGGTGCGCTTAACCCTGCACGCGTGGGTCTGCATTATTATGTAAGCAGCCTTAAACCTTCGTCGGGAAGCCCTGTTGTCTCCGTCGAGCTCTTTCTGATATTCGATCAGCCTCTCGCGGAAGGCCAGTCGTACACCTTGTCCGTACAGGGCATTCAGGACCCCTCGGGCAACGGCACGTCCCTTGACACGGCCTTTGTTTTTTCTGATAAGGAAATTTACGGCAATGTAAAAGCCAACCAGATCGGCTATCTCCCCGACGGCCCCAAGCTGGGAAAGCTCGGTAATTTCCTGGGCGATCAATGGGCCATGCCGCTGGACACGATCGATCCGCCGGCGTTTCAGGTAGTCGCCGCTTCCGGCCAGATTGTTTGGAATCAGAAAGGCAAGTTTCTTAAAGCCGATTCCGCTTTCAGCGGTGAATGGGTGGTGGACCTGGATTTTTCGGCATTCAACACACCGGGAGAGTATTATCTGTACGTTCCGGGCTACGGACGGTCCGAGACGTTTCAGATCTCCGGCCAGGTTTACCATGATGCTTATTACCACACGGGCCGGGCTTTATATTACCAGCGTACCGGTCAACTCGAACAACCCTATGCCGGCGATTGGACCCGCGGAGCACTTCCGGCGACCACGGCGGAGATTCACGCGTCGCATTTGTCATCTCCCCTGTACAGTCCCACCGATTTCCCGCCCGGCACTACGCTCCCGATGACTAACGGCTGGTTCGACGCAGGAGATTACGGGCGTTATGTCCCCACTGCGGCAAGCGCGCTGTTCATCCTGTTTACGGCGTATGAGCTCTACCCGCAAAAATTCCCCGACAACCATCTCCAGATTCCCGAAAGCGGCAATGGGATACCCGACCTGATCGACGAGTTGAAATATGAGACCGACTGGCTCCTGCAAATGCAGGCCCCTGATGGTGGGGTTTATTTCCGCGTAACGCCTGCGACCTGGTCGAGCGGCCTGCCGGAAGACGAAAAAAATACACTTTTGATCTCCGAAAAAACAACCCAGGCAACAGCCATGTTCGCAGCCGCAATGGCAATGGCGTACCGGAATTTTAAGAACTTCTATCCGGCCTACGCGGGCACCTGCCTGGATATGGCCAAAAAGGCATGGCTGTTCCTAAACGATCACCAGGACCCCTCGGCGCCGGTAAATGTACCGGGAATCTCGGCGGGCCCTTACCCCGACCCGGAGGACAAGGACAACAGGGCCTGGGCTGCCGCAGAGCTGTACAAAACCACCGGAGAAACGATTTACCACCAGGACTTTCTGGATTGGTACAGCAAAATCCCGCACGAATTCTCGGCTACCATGAGCTGGCAGAAACACACCCTGAAAGCGATATGGGCATACGCTACCACCCAATATCCTGTTGTCCAGGCGCATATCGACGAATTCAAAACGAAACTGAATACAGAGCTTCTGGCCGACTATGAAAAACGCACGATGCAAATACACGCCTACCACGGCGCCTACCACCCGTTCAAAGAGTTTATAGGGTACGGAAGTTTCGGTATGGCACAGAGCTACGCGTTCGACTGCATTATGTTCAGTCACCTGCTTAACAAACCGGAACTACTGGATCTTGCGAAAATCCAGCTCGATATTCCGCTCGGTAACAATCCGCTTTCAATGACATTTATCACCGGACTGGGTAAACGAAGCCCGCGACATCCGCTTCACTGGTCGACTGTTCCGGGCAAGTTCGCCGAACCGGTGCCGGGTGTGCCCGTTTTCGGGCCGGCGGCTTCGCTGGTCATGAACAGGCCTTCCAGCTTTGCCATCCAGGACCCGGCCAACCGCTATCCCGCCGGACTGAAGAAATCGGACCCCTATCCTGTCCTGCGCCGTTATACCGATGCCCGCGAGGCAGTGGAAATGTCGGAATTTACTGTTCAGGAGATCGCGGTAACCATGGCCGCATTTGCATTTTTCGGCGCTCCGGCCAATCCGGCGCCGCCGCAGACCCGGATTCCGGCGGCGGCGTGCGAGCAGAAGACGGACCTGCGTGTGGCACATCCTGCGCGGGGATTGTATGAGCTTACCCTAATCACCGCGGGAAGCGAACCCGCCCCGCCGTATCGTGCCGAGCTGTTCAATCTTCACGGCCGGGTGGTGCGCCGCACGGGCCTGCGCGCCGGAACCCCGGTGCCGCTGGACGTTTCTTCGCTAACGGCCGGGATTTACATTCTGAAAATCCGTAACGGCAGGAGCGAGCCCGTTATAAGCCGCAGGATAATGGTATATTAA
- a CDS encoding TonB-dependent receptor, producing MGRRNVRTLPAQLRSLKLPISRKCLLPVLIRRCRGRLPAYSCRPTRGAPGSDVTVRIRGTGTIGNNNPLYVIDGTPTGPEALNLFNPRDIESIVVLKDAAAATIYGSRAANGVILVTTKKGRNGEARVSFDAYYGLQTAWRLPRLLHVEEYATIVNEAYTNAGKAPAFGRPDTLGANHTWLEELFRAAPTQNYNLSVAGGNEKAQYALSGAFLDQQGILPNSGFKRISFRLNTSCKVKAKWQIGQNLTISHSTGNQVRTNELGGILANAVYKRPFDAVYDDEGKYAESAMDPNPIAQAYRTENRRSKLRLFGNVFAEYELTSAFKFRSNFGLDLNYSRNKNYIPAFGATPNSLVEYADMSYAPLWQNSLSFSKKIGNRHELSAVLSVDAQSGRYEFLTVKGDNFVTDDPRNRYISAAQNIDLGRVDGNATEWALLSLVSRLNYTFLDRYLFGVSFRRDGTSRFAKGHRWGNFPSFSAAWRISDEPFLRDQTTLSDLKIRASWGRLGNQEVGDNYATYNTVSTGLQYAFGPGSQTYYDGLGIPTNGRAGAKLTSDKLVWEASTQTDVGIDLAFFNNKLQFTADYFLRKTSDMLLDQPVSSLSGASTISINAGSIRNRGFELSAGLNNSSGDFRYGAGFNITRIENKVLALNPGISYILGPVSGTQGALLTRTSVGDEVGTFYGYVTDGVFQNMEEVNNHAKQEIGTAPGDIRFKDLNNDHVINAKDQTKIGSPIPDWLFGVNGNISYKGFEISLLFQGVQGNAIYNQLAMRAQSGTNLFNKFAGIRDRWTGEGTSYSEPRVHITDPNNNARVSDRWVEDGSYIRLKNVQIGYVIPADAVRKTGLSRIRLYATAQNLLTWTRYSGFDPEMGPSTEFVDGRGADLEVGADKGRYPQARTFIFGLSLTF from the coding sequence ATGGGACGCAGGAACGTAAGGACATTACCGGCGCAATTGCGGTCGTTAAAGCTTCCGATATCGAGAAAATGCCTGTTGCCGGTCTTGATCAGGCGTTGCAGGGGCAGGCTTCCGGCTTATTCGTGTCGTCCAACTCGGGGGGCGCCGGGCTCCGACGTTACGGTAAGAATCCGCGGGACCGGTACAATAGGGAACAACAATCCGCTGTATGTGATCGACGGTACGCCCACCGGCCCGGAAGCTCTGAACCTGTTCAATCCCAGGGATATCGAATCTATTGTAGTATTGAAGGACGCAGCTGCCGCGACTATTTACGGTTCCCGCGCGGCGAATGGCGTCATACTGGTTACCACCAAAAAGGGCAGGAATGGCGAAGCCAGGGTTTCTTTCGATGCCTATTACGGACTGCAAACCGCCTGGCGGCTGCCCCGGTTGCTGCATGTGGAGGAATATGCGACCATTGTCAATGAAGCGTATACCAATGCGGGCAAAGCGCCTGCATTCGGGCGTCCCGATACATTGGGCGCGAACCACACCTGGCTGGAAGAGCTCTTCCGCGCGGCCCCTACCCAAAACTACAACCTGTCGGTCGCGGGTGGTAACGAAAAGGCTCAATATGCGCTGTCAGGGGCATTTCTCGACCAGCAGGGAATTTTACCCAACAGCGGTTTCAAAAGGATTTCTTTCCGCCTAAACACTTCCTGCAAGGTCAAGGCCAAATGGCAGATCGGGCAAAACCTTACGATCAGCCACTCGACGGGCAATCAGGTCAGGACGAACGAGTTGGGAGGCATCCTGGCGAATGCGGTTTATAAAAGGCCTTTCGATGCGGTGTACGACGACGAGGGGAAATATGCCGAGTCGGCTATGGACCCGAATCCCATCGCCCAGGCCTACCGTACGGAGAACCGGCGCAGCAAGCTCCGGTTATTCGGCAATGTATTCGCGGAATACGAGCTGACGAGTGCTTTCAAATTCAGGAGCAATTTCGGGTTGGACCTCAATTATTCGAGGAACAAAAATTACATTCCCGCATTTGGTGCAACACCCAACTCGCTCGTCGAATATGCGGATATGTCGTATGCCCCGTTATGGCAAAATTCACTGTCGTTCAGCAAAAAAATCGGCAACCGGCATGAACTTTCAGCGGTACTGAGCGTAGACGCGCAATCGGGACGATATGAGTTTTTGACCGTGAAGGGCGATAATTTCGTAACCGACGATCCGCGGAACCGGTATATCTCCGCCGCACAAAACATCGACCTGGGGCGTGTGGACGGAAATGCTACGGAATGGGCGTTGCTTTCCCTGGTAAGCCGCCTGAACTACACGTTCCTTGACCGGTACCTGTTCGGTGTGAGTTTCCGGCGCGACGGCACTTCACGTTTCGCAAAGGGACACCGATGGGGCAATTTCCCATCGTTCTCGGCCGCCTGGCGTATTTCCGACGAACCTTTTCTGCGCGACCAGACAACCCTGTCCGACTTAAAGATCCGCGCCAGCTGGGGCCGCCTCGGCAATCAGGAGGTCGGCGACAATTATGCCACATATAACACGGTTAGTACGGGGCTGCAATATGCGTTCGGGCCTGGTTCCCAGACCTATTACGACGGCCTTGGCATTCCTACCAATGGAAGGGCTGGCGCCAAACTGACCTCCGACAAGCTGGTGTGGGAAGCCAGCACCCAGACGGACGTAGGGATCGATCTCGCTTTTTTCAACAACAAACTGCAATTCACGGCCGATTATTTTTTGCGTAAAACCAGTGATATGCTTCTTGATCAGCCGGTTTCTTCATTATCAGGCGCCTCCACGATCAGTATCAATGCCGGGTCCATCCGCAACCGGGGATTCGAGCTGAGTGCCGGCCTGAACAACAGCTCAGGCGATTTCCGGTATGGGGCAGGTTTCAATATTACCCGCATCGAAAATAAAGTCCTGGCCTTGAACCCGGGTATCAGCTACATTCTCGGGCCTGTAAGCGGTACGCAGGGGGCCCTGCTGACGCGAACGTCGGTGGGTGACGAGGTTGGGACGTTTTACGGCTATGTGACCGATGGCGTGTTTCAGAACATGGAGGAGGTCAACAATCACGCAAAGCAGGAGATCGGGACAGCCCCGGGCGATATCCGGTTCAAAGATCTCAACAACGATCACGTTATCAATGCGAAGGACCAGACAAAAATCGGAAGTCCCATACCCGACTGGCTGTTTGGTGTAAATGGAAATATCAGCTACAAGGGTTTCGAAATATCGCTGCTGTTTCAGGGTGTGCAGGGAAATGCGATTTATAACCAGCTCGCCATGCGGGCGCAAAGCGGAACGAATCTGTTCAATAAGTTCGCCGGCATCCGGGACAGATGGACGGGCGAAGGCACAAGTTACTCGGAACCACGCGTCCACATCACGGACCCCAACAACAATGCCCGGGTTTCGGACAGGTGGGTCGAGGACGGCTCATACATTCGTTTGAAAAACGTGCAGATAGGTTACGTTATCCCGGCTGATGCGGTCCGGAAAACAGGCCTCTCGCGCATTCGCCTGTATGCCACGGCGCAGAATCTGCTGACGTGGACCAGATATTCAGGCTTTGACCCGGAAATGGGACCTTCCACCGAGTTTGTGGACGGCCGGGGCGCCGACCTGGAAGTCGGGGCCGATAAGGGAAGGTATCCGCAGGCCCGGACCTTTATATTCGGGCTATCGCTTACATTTTGA
- a CDS encoding RNA polymerase sigma-70 factor — protein MQKTHYNTFILQRYSHLTEEELLSLLTEGDRLAFQQLYIAHYRSIFSHALKFTKSTDLAEDITQDVFLKIWESKEMLGGVRHFRSYLLAVCKNMTLNLLARASREASIMDQIVYGAKQFHRDSETQLEQQEYEKLLHEAIEQLPPQRRVIFRLCKIDGKSYEEVATRMGISTGTVNDHIVKGTRAVKEYLRRHNITLLRLIFMALLK, from the coding sequence TTGCAAAAAACACACTATAATACGTTCATCTTGCAAAGGTATTCGCATCTCACGGAAGAAGAGCTCCTGTCGCTATTGACAGAAGGCGACAGGCTGGCATTCCAACAGCTGTACATTGCTCACTACCGCTCGATTTTCAGCCACGCATTAAAATTCACCAAATCAACCGACCTTGCGGAGGACATCACTCAGGACGTATTCCTCAAAATCTGGGAAAGCAAAGAAATGCTGGGCGGCGTCCGGCATTTCAGAAGCTATTTGCTGGCCGTCTGTAAAAATATGACCCTCAACCTGCTCGCAAGAGCGTCGCGGGAGGCGAGTATCATGGATCAGATCGTTTACGGCGCAAAACAGTTCCACCGTGATTCCGAAACCCAATTGGAACAGCAGGAATATGAAAAGTTGCTTCATGAGGCTATCGAGCAGCTCCCTCCCCAACGCAGGGTGATATTCAGGCTCTGCAAAATCGACGGGAAAAGTTACGAAGAAGTAGCAACCCGGATGGGCATCAGCACCGGCACCGTCAACGACCACATTGTAAAAGGCACCCGCGCCGTGAAGGAATACCTGCGCCGACACAATATTACCCTCCTGAGACTGATTTTCATGGCCCTGCTCAAATAA
- a CDS encoding sigma-70 family RNA polymerase sigma factor: MEVRTNLTDECRKPHRPNAANAEMPLWNMLRAGSGEAFEQIFRLYYPSLLNYGLRFNKDDEEVKDCIQILFMNIWERKAFLGNSDSIRNYLLASLRRLILKRVKTSPLTIALDDDAIFHVELSVETQMIRDQTMKENVLALQNAIRNLPARQKEALYLRFYDDQSFGEIASIMNISTRAVYKLIYKALDALNEELAPQGRDVPFVLGVYFSLLVSGSALGEGVEVISGFVQG, from the coding sequence ATGGAAGTGCGTACCAACCTCACTGACGAATGCCGGAAACCGCACCGGCCCAATGCGGCTAATGCCGAAATGCCGCTCTGGAATATGTTGCGGGCAGGAAGCGGCGAGGCGTTCGAACAGATATTCAGGCTATATTATCCTTCGCTGCTGAACTATGGGCTGCGGTTTAACAAGGATGACGAGGAAGTGAAAGACTGCATCCAGATCCTTTTTATGAACATCTGGGAGCGTAAAGCATTCCTGGGAAACTCCGATTCGATCCGAAACTACCTGCTGGCGTCGCTTCGGAGGCTGATTTTGAAAAGGGTCAAGACGAGCCCGCTCACCATTGCCCTCGACGACGACGCGATTTTCCACGTCGAGTTGTCGGTTGAAACCCAAATGATCCGTGATCAGACGATGAAAGAGAACGTGCTGGCTCTTCAGAACGCGATAAGGAACCTTCCGGCCCGGCAAAAAGAAGCGTTGTATTTGCGGTTCTATGATGACCAGTCGTTTGGAGAAATCGCGTCGATCATGAATATCTCCACCCGGGCGGTCTATAAACTCATTTACAAGGCGCTCGACGCATTGAACGAAGAACTCGCTCCGCAGGGCAGGGACGTGCCGTTCGTGCTGGGCGTTTACTTTTCGCTGCTGGTTTCCGGCTCGGCATTAGGAGAGGGTGTAGAAGTTATTAGTGGTTTTGTTCAGGGCTAA